The proteins below come from a single Rhizobium sp. BT04 genomic window:
- a CDS encoding ABC transporter ATP-binding protein: MAFLEISGLKKRFGAVDILKGIDLELDKGGFLVLVGPSGCGKSTLLNTIAGLETITSGDIRIDGRDISGLHPSKRDIAMVFQSYALYPNMTVAGNIAFGMEIRGVPKEEREKAIKQVSDMLQIGHLLDRKPSQLSGGQRQRVAMGRALVRNPQVFLFDEPLSNLDAKLRVDMRTEIKRLHQRMGTTFVYVTHDQIEAMTLATKIAVLKDGVLQQFGTPAEIYNSPANIFVADFMGSPAMNLLTATVETGAGGLEVSLERPNAAPLRLPVMAGNNGLTGYTGRQVIFGIRPEALTDPDGADRKARMLSEGDCLIEVVEPAGSDTFAVTKLGGKSVIARLRADTGIAPGQNTRLAFNLDKAVFFDPESQARIG; this comes from the coding sequence ATGGCCTTCCTCGAAATCTCCGGTCTTAAAAAACGCTTCGGCGCCGTCGACATTCTCAAGGGGATCGACCTCGAACTCGACAAGGGCGGCTTTCTCGTGCTGGTCGGCCCGTCCGGCTGCGGCAAGTCGACCCTGCTCAACACCATTGCCGGGCTGGAGACGATCACCTCTGGCGATATCAGGATCGACGGGCGCGACATCAGCGGTCTGCATCCCTCCAAGCGCGACATCGCCATGGTGTTCCAGTCCTATGCGCTCTATCCGAACATGACGGTGGCGGGAAACATCGCTTTCGGCATGGAGATCCGCGGCGTTCCCAAGGAGGAACGGGAAAAGGCGATCAAACAGGTCTCCGACATGCTGCAGATCGGCCATCTGCTCGACCGCAAGCCGAGCCAGCTGTCGGGCGGCCAGCGCCAGCGTGTCGCCATGGGGAGAGCCTTGGTGCGCAATCCGCAGGTCTTCCTGTTCGACGAGCCGCTCTCCAATCTCGATGCCAAGCTGCGCGTCGACATGCGCACCGAGATCAAGCGGCTGCACCAGCGCATGGGCACCACCTTCGTCTATGTCACCCATGACCAGATCGAGGCGATGACGCTGGCGACCAAGATCGCCGTGCTGAAGGACGGCGTGCTGCAGCAGTTCGGCACGCCGGCCGAGATCTATAACAGCCCCGCCAATATCTTCGTCGCCGACTTCATGGGCTCGCCGGCGATGAACCTGCTCACCGCCACCGTCGAGACCGGCGCCGGCGGGCTTGAGGTCTCGCTGGAGCGGCCGAATGCCGCCCCGCTGAGGCTCCCGGTCATGGCAGGCAATAATGGCCTGACCGGCTATACCGGCAGGCAGGTGATCTTCGGCATCCGGCCGGAGGCGCTGACCGATCCCGACGGCGCCGACCGCAAGGCGCGCATGCTGAGCGAGGGCGACTGCCTGATCGAGGTGGTCGAACCGGCCGGCTCCGACACCTTCGCCGTCACCAAGCTCGGCGGCAAATCCGTCATCGCCCGCCTGCGCGCCGATACCGGCATCGCTCCAGGACAAAACACCCGCCTCGCCTTCAATCTCGACAAGGCCGTCTTCTTCGATCCCGAGAGCCAGGCGCGGATCGGGTGA
- a CDS encoding carbohydrate ABC transporter permease: MSSLTSSTVTSAATLSQASDDRNDSNNNARWIGRIVIYGLLVIFAILYLMPLFVMLTTSFKTMDEIQNGNMLALPQSPTFDPWIKAWGETCVGLTCAGIKGYFWNSIKMVVPAVAISTIMGALNGYVLTKWRFPGHTLVFGLMLFACFIPFQSVLLPMATILGSLGRFGMTLQNATGWNFGFGNPTVNLVFVHVVYGLGFTTLFFRNFYEAFPTELVRAAQVDGASFFQIFRRIMLPNSLPIIVVTVIYQFTNIWNDFLFASAYAGTGDSMPMTVALNNVVNTSTGVVEYNVNMAAAMIAAVPTLIVYILAGRYFVRGLMAGAVKG; the protein is encoded by the coding sequence ATGAGCAGTCTGACCTCTTCAACAGTAACCTCGGCAGCAACGCTTTCGCAGGCCAGCGACGACAGGAACGACAGCAACAACAATGCCCGCTGGATCGGCCGCATCGTCATCTACGGCCTGCTGGTGATCTTCGCGATCCTCTACCTGATGCCGCTCTTCGTCATGCTGACGACCTCGTTCAAGACCATGGACGAGATCCAGAACGGCAACATGCTGGCGCTGCCGCAATCGCCGACCTTCGATCCCTGGATCAAGGCCTGGGGCGAGACCTGTGTGGGGCTCACCTGCGCCGGCATCAAGGGTTACTTCTGGAACTCGATCAAGATGGTGGTGCCGGCTGTCGCGATCTCCACCATCATGGGGGCGCTGAACGGCTATGTCCTGACCAAATGGCGCTTTCCCGGCCACACGCTGGTGTTCGGGCTGATGCTGTTTGCCTGCTTCATCCCGTTCCAGTCGGTGCTGCTGCCGATGGCGACGATCCTCGGCAGCCTCGGCCGCTTCGGCATGACGCTGCAGAATGCCACCGGCTGGAACTTCGGCTTCGGCAATCCGACGGTCAATCTGGTCTTCGTCCATGTCGTCTATGGCTTGGGCTTCACCACCCTGTTCTTCCGCAATTTCTACGAGGCCTTCCCGACCGAACTGGTGCGGGCCGCCCAGGTCGATGGCGCCAGCTTCTTCCAGATCTTCCGCCGCATCATGCTGCCGAACTCGCTGCCGATCATCGTCGTCACCGTGATCTACCAGTTCACCAATATCTGGAACGACTTCCTGTTTGCCTCGGCTTACGCCGGCACCGGTGACTCCATGCCGATGACGGTGGCGCTGAACAATGTCGTCAACACCTCGACCGGGGTGGTCGAATACAATGTCAACATGGCGGCGGCGATGATCGCCGCCGTGCCGACGCTCATCGTCTATATCCTCGCCGGCCGCTACTTCGTGCGTGGCCTGATGGCGGGCGCTGTCAAAGGGTAA
- a CDS encoding carbohydrate ABC transporter permease gives MSTVATTDPVLTPRQSTGISLRGRLQDALPKIVLAPSFVITIIFVYGFIVWTAYLSFTNSKTFPSYALTGARAYQRLWRWTFESDPPSSWYTSITNMAIFGFLYIGICLALGLFLAILLDQKIRGEGLLRPIFLYPMALSFIVTGVAWKWFLDPGLGLEQTLHHFGWTSFHFDWIKNKDFVIYTVVIAGVWQASGFVMAMFLAGLRGIDGEIMKAAQIDGASPFQLYRRIVIPLLRPIFLSAFIVLAHMAIKSYDLVVALTSGGPGGSAWLPSNFMYEYTFKRNEMAVGSASAIIMLMTISAIIVPYLYSELKEKAR, from the coding sequence ATGAGCACAGTTGCGACCACCGATCCGGTTCTGACGCCGCGGCAATCGACGGGGATCTCGCTGCGGGGCCGACTGCAGGATGCGCTGCCGAAGATCGTGCTGGCGCCGAGCTTCGTCATCACCATCATCTTCGTCTACGGCTTCATCGTCTGGACGGCCTATCTGTCCTTCACCAATTCCAAGACCTTTCCGTCTTATGCGCTGACGGGAGCGCGCGCCTATCAGCGGCTGTGGCGCTGGACCTTCGAGAGCGATCCGCCGTCCTCCTGGTACACCTCGATCACCAATATGGCGATCTTCGGCTTTCTCTATATCGGCATCTGCCTGGCGCTCGGTCTGTTCCTGGCCATCCTGCTCGACCAGAAGATCCGCGGCGAGGGTCTGCTCAGACCGATCTTCCTCTATCCGATGGCGCTCTCCTTCATTGTGACAGGCGTTGCCTGGAAATGGTTCCTCGATCCCGGCCTCGGGCTGGAACAGACGCTGCACCATTTTGGCTGGACGAGCTTCCACTTCGACTGGATCAAGAACAAGGACTTCGTCATCTACACCGTCGTCATCGCCGGCGTCTGGCAGGCGTCGGGCTTCGTCATGGCGATGTTCCTGGCGGGCCTGCGCGGCATCGACGGCGAGATCATGAAGGCCGCCCAGATCGACGGCGCCTCGCCCTTCCAGCTCTACCGCCGCATCGTCATCCCGCTGCTGCGGCCGATCTTTCTCTCCGCCTTCATCGTGCTCGCCCATATGGCGATCAAGTCTTATGACCTGGTGGTGGCGCTGACCTCGGGCGGCCCCGGCGGCTCGGCCTGGCTGCCGTCGAACTTCATGTATGAATACACCTTCAAGCGCAACGAGATGGCCGTCGGCTCGGCCAGCGCCATCATCATGCTGATGACCATCTCGGCGATCATCGTGCCCTATCTCTATTCCGAACTGAAGGAGAAGGCGCGATGA
- a CDS encoding ABC transporter substrate-binding protein → MRKFLSSAAVAVVMMAGLGAAQAADVKEVQMLHWWTSGGEAAALNVLKQDLSKEGFAWKDVPVAGGGGDAAMTALKAMVAAGTYPTASQMLGYTVLDYAQAGVMGDLTETAKKEGWDKSVPAALQKFSVYDGKWVAAPVNVHSVNWLWINKAVMDKIGGTQPKTFEDLIALLDKAKAAGVIPLALGGQNWQEATMFDSIVLSTGGPEFYKKAFNDLDEESLKSDTMKKSFDNLATIIKYVDPNFSGRDWNLATAMVIKGDALVQVMGDWAKGEFVAAKKTPDTDFLCYRFPGTDGSVIYNSDMFGMFNVPDDRKAAQVALATATLSKSFQSAFNVVKGSVPARTDVPDTDFDACGKKGIADLKAANEGGTLFGSLAQGYGAPPAIANAYKDVVSKFVHGQIKTSDEAVKQLVQAIDDAR, encoded by the coding sequence ATGCGCAAGTTTTTGAGCTCGGCGGCTGTTGCCGTCGTGATGATGGCTGGCCTCGGTGCGGCGCAGGCTGCCGACGTGAAGGAAGTGCAGATGCTGCACTGGTGGACGTCTGGCGGTGAGGCAGCGGCGCTGAACGTCTTGAAGCAGGATCTGTCGAAGGAAGGTTTTGCCTGGAAGGACGTTCCTGTTGCCGGCGGTGGCGGTGACGCGGCGATGACGGCGCTGAAGGCGATGGTTGCGGCCGGCACCTATCCGACAGCCTCGCAGATGCTGGGTTATACCGTGCTCGATTATGCCCAGGCCGGCGTCATGGGCGATCTGACGGAGACGGCGAAGAAGGAAGGCTGGGACAAGTCGGTGCCGGCAGCGCTGCAGAAGTTCTCGGTCTATGACGGCAAATGGGTTGCAGCCCCGGTCAACGTGCATTCGGTCAACTGGCTGTGGATCAACAAGGCTGTGATGGACAAGATCGGCGGCACGCAGCCGAAGACCTTCGAGGATCTGATCGCCCTGCTCGACAAGGCCAAGGCCGCCGGTGTCATCCCGCTCGCCCTTGGCGGCCAGAACTGGCAGGAAGCGACGATGTTCGATTCCATCGTACTGTCGACCGGCGGTCCGGAGTTCTACAAGAAGGCCTTCAACGACCTCGACGAGGAATCGCTGAAGTCCGACACGATGAAGAAGTCCTTCGACAATCTGGCGACGATCATCAAATATGTCGACCCGAACTTCTCGGGCCGCGACTGGAACCTCGCCACCGCCATGGTCATCAAGGGTGACGCGCTGGTGCAGGTGATGGGCGACTGGGCCAAGGGCGAATTCGTCGCCGCCAAGAAGACGCCGGACACCGACTTCCTGTGCTACCGCTTCCCCGGCACCGACGGCAGCGTGATCTACAACTCCGACATGTTCGGCATGTTCAACGTCCCCGACGACCGCAAGGCGGCGCAGGTGGCGCTGGCAACGGCGACGCTGTCGAAGAGCTTCCAGTCGGCCTTCAACGTCGTCAAGGGTTCGGTGCCGGCTCGTACCGATGTTCCCGATACCGACTTCGACGCCTGCGGCAAGAAGGGCATCGCCGACCTGAAGGCCGCCAATGAGGGCGGCACGCTGTTCGGCTCGCTGGCGCAAGGCTACGGCGCTCCTCCGGCCATCGCCAATGCCTATAAGGATGTCGTCTCGAAGTTCGTCCACGGCCAGATCAAGACCTCCGACGAGGCCGTCAAGCAGCTCGTCCAGGCGATCGACGACGCCCGCTGA
- a CDS encoding LacI family transcriptional regulator yields the protein MTEPSRPRRGENLDITHKRDKPTLRTIATIAGLAVTTVSRALSDAPQISLETRQRVHRIAREIGYLPDRAAQRLKTGRTNVIAILLDSHEEVVGFSTSIMYGIAKALKETSYHLVVAPNFLSTTDVEAAEYIIRNHLADGLIFTRTEPLDARVRLLLETGFPFICHGRTEFSTPHPYVDYDNFSFAYEATRRLIAKQRRKVAVILPPKRLTFCQHILHGFMTAVREAGIAYEIPETVDLDTPADVLRDFICSRAAAPDAPDGFICPGEVSALAVISGMSDAGRTLGVDYDIVAKETSRLLTQLQPKVDTIHEDLTAAGEDLGRMLLQRINNVDLEDLHLLLPPQINFPIG from the coding sequence GTGACCGAACCGTCCCGGCCGCGACGCGGCGAAAATCTCGATATCACCCACAAGCGCGACAAGCCGACCTTGCGAACGATCGCGACGATCGCCGGCCTGGCCGTGACGACGGTGTCACGGGCGCTCTCCGATGCACCGCAGATTTCGCTGGAGACCCGCCAGCGTGTGCACCGTATCGCCCGTGAGATCGGCTATCTCCCTGATCGGGCCGCGCAGCGCCTGAAGACCGGCCGCACCAACGTCATCGCCATCCTGCTGGATTCGCACGAAGAAGTGGTCGGTTTCAGCACCTCGATCATGTACGGCATCGCCAAGGCATTGAAGGAGACCTCCTACCATCTCGTCGTCGCCCCGAACTTCCTGTCGACGACCGATGTCGAGGCGGCCGAATACATCATCCGCAACCACCTCGCCGACGGGCTGATCTTTACTCGGACCGAACCGCTCGACGCCCGCGTCCGCCTGCTGCTCGAAACCGGCTTTCCCTTCATCTGTCATGGCCGCACGGAATTTTCGACGCCGCACCCCTATGTCGACTACGACAATTTCAGCTTTGCCTATGAGGCCACACGCCGGCTGATCGCCAAGCAGCGCAGAAAGGTGGCGGTGATCCTGCCACCGAAACGGCTGACCTTCTGCCAGCATATCCTGCACGGCTTCATGACGGCGGTGCGGGAGGCAGGCATTGCCTATGAGATCCCCGAAACCGTCGATCTCGATACGCCGGCGGATGTGCTGCGCGATTTCATCTGCAGCCGCGCCGCCGCTCCGGATGCGCCCGATGGCTTCATCTGTCCCGGCGAAGTCTCCGCACTCGCCGTCATCAGCGGCATGAGCGACGCCGGCCGGACACTCGGGGTCGATTACGATATCGTCGCCAAGGAAACGTCCCGCCTTCTCACCCAGTTGCAGCCGAAGGTCGATACGATCCACGAGGACCTGACGGCGGCGGGCGAGGATCTCGGACGTATGCTGCTGCAGCGCATCAACAATGTTGACCTCGAAGATTTGCATCTGCTGCTGCCGCCGCAGATCAATTTCCCGATCGGTTAA
- the queC gene encoding 7-cyano-7-deazaguanine synthase QueC, with protein sequence MKTIVVCSGGLDSVSLANKIAAEQQLIGLVSFDYGQRHRKELDFAARCAARLAVPHHIIDIAAIGGHLSGSALTDNVEVPDGHYAEETMKATVVPNRNAIMLAIAFGLAAAQKADAVAVAVHGGDHFIYPDCRPGFIDAFQRMQNEALDGYASVKLLAPYVEVSKAAIVIDGAKHSTPFAETWSCYKGGRLHCGRCGTCVERREAFHLAGIPDPTEYEDRDFWKAAVSQYSATEVR encoded by the coding sequence ATGAAAACCATCGTCGTCTGCTCCGGCGGACTCGACTCCGTTTCGCTTGCCAACAAAATAGCGGCGGAACAACAGCTTATCGGCCTCGTCTCCTTTGACTACGGCCAGCGGCATCGCAAGGAACTCGACTTCGCCGCCCGGTGCGCCGCACGCCTTGCCGTCCCCCACCATATCATCGACATCGCCGCCATCGGCGGCCATCTCAGCGGATCGGCCCTGACCGATAATGTCGAGGTTCCGGACGGCCATTATGCCGAGGAGACCATGAAGGCCACGGTGGTGCCGAACCGCAATGCCATCATGCTGGCGATCGCATTCGGCCTGGCGGCTGCCCAGAAAGCGGATGCCGTCGCCGTCGCCGTGCACGGCGGCGACCACTTCATTTACCCGGACTGCCGGCCCGGCTTCATCGACGCCTTCCAGCGCATGCAGAACGAAGCGCTGGACGGTTATGCCAGCGTCAAACTGCTTGCACCCTATGTCGAGGTTTCCAAAGCGGCGATCGTGATCGACGGCGCGAAACACAGCACACCCTTCGCAGAGACTTGGTCCTGCTACAAAGGCGGCAGGCTCCATTGCGGACGCTGCGGAACCTGCGTGGAGCGCCGCGAAGCGTTCCATCTTGCCGGCATTCCCGATCCCACCGAATACGAAGACCGCGATTTCTGGAAAGCGGCGGTGTCGCAATATTCTGCCACGGAGGTGCGTTGA
- the queD gene encoding 6-carboxytetrahydropterin synthase QueD: MYRITKEFHLSASHQLDHLPADHQCARLHGHNYVVVVELAAESLNDDGFVRDYHDLSPLKRYIDETFDHRHLNDVFGHSKVTSEFLAKHFYDWCKQRFPETSSVRVSETPKTWAEYRP; the protein is encoded by the coding sequence ATGTACCGCATCACCAAGGAGTTTCATCTCTCCGCCTCGCACCAGCTGGATCACCTGCCGGCCGATCATCAATGTGCCAGGCTCCACGGCCACAACTATGTCGTGGTCGTCGAGCTCGCTGCCGAAAGCCTGAATGATGACGGCTTCGTTCGCGACTATCACGACCTCTCGCCGCTCAAACGCTATATCGACGAAACCTTCGATCATCGCCACCTGAACGACGTCTTCGGCCACTCGAAAGTCACCTCCGAATTCCTGGCAAAGCACTTTTACGACTGGTGCAAGCAGCGTTTCCCGGAAACATCGTCCGTCCGCGTCAGCGAGACGCCGAAGACCTGGGCGGAGTACCGGCCATGA
- the queE gene encoding 7-carboxy-7-deazaguanine synthase QueE: MSGETIRVSEIFGPTIQGEGALIGLPTVFVRTGGCDYRCSWCDSLHAVDSAFRDQWIPMAADAIWQEVTKLSGGKPMTVTLSGGNPAIQPLGPLIELGHSQGYRFALETQGSVARNWFRDLDMLVLSPKPPSSGMLTDWDQIDNCLRLSAGGPEIALKIVVFDDADYAFAQEVGKRYPYIPLFLQPGNHTPPPPDDDDARIDIDGVMDRMHWLVDKVTADRWFKARVLPQLHVLLWGNKRGV; the protein is encoded by the coding sequence ATGAGCGGCGAGACCATTCGCGTCAGCGAGATCTTCGGCCCGACCATCCAGGGCGAAGGCGCTCTGATCGGGTTGCCGACCGTGTTCGTCAGGACAGGCGGCTGTGACTATCGCTGTTCCTGGTGCGACAGTCTTCACGCGGTCGACAGCGCGTTCCGGGATCAATGGATTCCGATGGCGGCCGATGCAATCTGGCAGGAGGTCACGAAGCTCTCCGGAGGTAAGCCGATGACGGTTACCCTTTCCGGAGGCAATCCGGCGATCCAACCTCTGGGGCCGCTGATCGAGCTCGGCCATTCCCAGGGATACCGCTTCGCGCTGGAAACGCAGGGAAGTGTGGCCCGGAACTGGTTTCGCGATCTCGACATGCTGGTCTTGAGCCCCAAGCCGCCGTCAAGCGGAATGCTGACCGATTGGGACCAAATCGATAACTGTCTTCGGCTCAGCGCCGGCGGGCCGGAGATCGCATTGAAAATCGTCGTCTTCGACGATGCCGACTATGCGTTCGCTCAAGAGGTGGGTAAGCGTTATCCCTATATTCCCTTGTTCCTCCAACCGGGAAACCACACGCCGCCGCCACCCGATGACGACGACGCCCGCATCGATATCGACGGCGTGATGGATCGGATGCACTGGCTTGTCGACAAGGTAACGGCCGACCGATGGTTTAAGGCCCGCGTGCTGCCGCAACTGCACGTGCTGTTGTGGGGAAACAAGCGAGGGGTCTGA
- a CDS encoding adenylate/guanylate cyclase domain-containing protein, whose product MSSFPNKAGTAVDAEGGVWPIRRRRILDWLVNETRGERFIDNILVEMCEKLLSAGVPVARATLHFRTNHPQWIGARILWKEGLAEAKINTFAYGVENTPEFLNSPVNAIHQGAEEVRKQLEGKADGELDSFYQELHDDGLTEYIAWPVEHTFGKRHVVTFSTSRPGGFTSDYVDFLRDLLPALTLVSEIRLKNIMARTLLQTYVGPHASEQILSGVTTRGSGATVGAAIMICDLRDFTAISDLWPRDDVIHLLNDYFDAMSDPIERYGGEILKFMGDGLLAIFPLSKDTACHDLLQAIREGQALMAQLNQQYAGNGREPLRYGVGVHVGDVMYGNIGSRRRLDFTVIGPAVNVASRLESLTKEVKRPVLLSRAFVEMAGCAEDMDSLGTFPLRGLGEPVDVFAFPEQAIPGKV is encoded by the coding sequence ATGTCGTCTTTTCCAAACAAAGCCGGGACTGCCGTCGACGCGGAGGGGGGCGTCTGGCCGATCCGCAGGAGACGTATCCTCGATTGGCTGGTGAACGAGACGCGCGGCGAGCGGTTCATCGACAACATCCTGGTGGAGATGTGCGAGAAGCTGCTTTCGGCAGGGGTGCCGGTGGCGCGGGCGACGTTGCATTTCCGGACGAACCATCCGCAATGGATCGGTGCCCGCATCCTCTGGAAGGAAGGCCTGGCGGAGGCCAAGATCAACACATTCGCCTATGGTGTCGAAAACACGCCGGAGTTCCTGAACAGTCCCGTCAACGCGATCCATCAGGGTGCGGAGGAGGTCCGCAAACAGTTGGAAGGCAAGGCCGACGGCGAGCTGGATTCATTCTATCAGGAACTGCATGATGACGGCCTGACCGAGTATATCGCCTGGCCGGTCGAGCACACCTTCGGCAAACGGCATGTTGTGACATTTTCCACCAGCCGGCCGGGCGGTTTTACGAGCGACTATGTCGATTTCCTGCGCGATCTCCTGCCGGCCCTGACCCTTGTCAGCGAAATCCGCCTGAAGAACATCATGGCGCGCACGCTGCTGCAGACCTATGTCGGTCCGCATGCGAGCGAACAGATCCTGTCGGGCGTCACGACGCGCGGCAGCGGCGCCACCGTCGGCGCGGCAATCATGATCTGCGACCTGCGCGACTTTACGGCGATCTCCGATCTCTGGCCGCGTGACGATGTCATCCATCTGCTCAATGATTATTTCGACGCCATGTCCGACCCGATCGAACGCTATGGCGGAGAGATCCTGAAATTCATGGGCGACGGATTGCTGGCGATCTTCCCGCTGAGCAAGGACACGGCCTGTCACGATCTGCTGCAGGCGATCCGCGAAGGGCAGGCGTTGATGGCGCAATTGAACCAGCAGTATGCGGGCAACGGACGCGAGCCGCTGCGCTACGGCGTCGGCGTACATGTCGGCGACGTCATGTACGGCAATATCGGCTCGCGCCGGCGGCTGGATTTCACCGTCATCGGCCCGGCGGTCAATGTCGCCTCGCGGCTGGAAAGCCTGACCAAGGAGGTCAAGCGTCCGGTGCTGCTGTCGCGGGCCTTCGTCGAAATGGCGGGCTGTGCGGAAGACATGGACAGTCTCGGCACCTTCCCGCTGCGCGGGCTCGGAGAGCCTGTCGATGTCTTCGCCTTTCCGGAGCAAGCAATTCCAGGAAAAGTGTGA
- the nrdF gene encoding class 1b ribonucleoside-diphosphate reductase subunit beta: MNMQIKPASRVRAVNWNRIEDDRDLEVWNRLTGNFWLPEKVPLSNDIPSWATLTPAEQQLTIRVFTGLTLLDTIQNGVGSVRLMEDAATPHEEAVLSNVSFMEAVHARSYSSIFSTLCSTPDVDDAYRWSEENEFLQRKSTLIMEQYGSGDPLKKKVASVFLESFLFYSGFYLPMYWSSRAKLTNTADMIRLIIRDEAVHGYYIGYKFQRGLERLSEERRQEIKDFAFDLLLELYDNEARYTEALYDGVGLSEDVKKFLHYNANKALMNLGYEALFPSEACKVNPAILSALSPNADENHDFFSGSGSSYVIGKAVATEDEDWDF, encoded by the coding sequence ATGAACATGCAAATCAAACCCGCCTCCCGGGTGCGCGCCGTCAACTGGAACCGCATCGAGGACGATAGGGATCTCGAAGTCTGGAACCGGCTCACTGGCAATTTCTGGCTGCCGGAGAAAGTGCCGCTCTCGAACGACATTCCCTCCTGGGCGACGCTGACGCCGGCCGAGCAGCAGCTGACCATCCGCGTCTTCACCGGGCTGACGCTGCTCGATACGATCCAGAACGGTGTCGGTTCCGTCAGGCTGATGGAGGATGCGGCGACGCCGCATGAGGAGGCCGTGCTTTCCAACGTCTCCTTCATGGAGGCGGTGCATGCCCGCTCCTATTCCTCAATCTTTTCGACGCTCTGCTCGACACCCGATGTCGACGATGCCTATCGCTGGTCGGAGGAGAATGAATTCCTGCAGCGGAAATCGACGCTGATCATGGAGCAGTACGGCTCCGGTGATCCGTTGAAGAAGAAGGTCGCCAGCGTCTTCCTCGAAAGCTTCCTGTTTTATTCCGGCTTCTACCTGCCCATGTACTGGTCGAGCCGCGCCAAGCTCACCAATACGGCCGACATGATCCGGCTGATCATCCGCGACGAGGCGGTGCACGGCTATTATATCGGCTACAAGTTCCAGCGCGGGCTGGAGCGGCTTTCCGAGGAGAGACGGCAGGAGATCAAGGATTTCGCCTTCGACCTGCTGCTCGAGCTCTATGATAATGAGGCGAGATATACCGAGGCGCTCTATGACGGCGTCGGGCTGAGCGAGGACGTCAAGAAGTTCCTGCATTACAACGCCAACAAGGCGCTGATGAACCTCGGCTACGAGGCGCTTTTCCCCTCCGAGGCCTGCAAGGTCAATCCGGCGATCCTGTCTGCGCTTTCGCCGAATGCCGACGAAAACCACGACTTCTTCTCCGGCTCCGGTTCCTCCTATGTCATCGGCAAGGCGGTTGCGACCGAGGACGAGGATTGGGATTTCTGA